The segment TCCACCTTCACTTTTTCGAAACCGCAGCCGACCGGCTGCTTCACGTCGGGATGGCCGCTAAACAGTTACTCTATTTGGGGAGACTGGGTGTACTGGGATTGGCAATCCGACGGATCGGACAGTTTCTCTCGTGAAGTGTTCCGAAAAAATGTTCTTACAGAAGAACAACAACAACTGACCAACTCTGATTGCGCAAGCTATCTCCCAATGCCAGGACAAGAAGAAGTGGTTTTCTACCGAGGTTGCGAAGGCGACACCGTTGGCACGATGTATTATCTGGACATTGATGACTTGGAGACCCACTTGATTTCTTCAGAGGCAAATGGCAACCCCGGAGGGTTTGACTTTGACGGAATGAAATGGGTCGTCTGGGTCGACGAGGTCGGCACATCCGTCGTCAATTGGTTGTGGAAGTACGATGTGCTCAACGGTGTTGGCCCGACGCTTGTACAAAGTGGAATGACCCAAATCACATGGCCCAAAATCGATGACGGAAAGGTTTATTCCGGCATTTGGGACAGCCCCGCGGATTTGACGAACAAGTGCGATGTTCGAGTTCATGATTTGGATACTAATGTTGGAAATTGGGTTTTCAGCAGCCCTTGGGATCAAATTGGACCTACGGTTTCCGGAAATGTGCTCGCATATGAAGATACTGAAGAGCTCGCACACAACTGGTTTGAGGATCAGACGTCGTACTTGGAGCTTTACGATCTTGATACCGGTGTGACCCGCAAATTGACGGACGTGGCCTTCGGCTACACTGGCATCGCGCGGCACGACAAGTACTTCGCCTATAATGCAGGCGATCTACTCATCCTCTGCGACCTCGAAGCCGGCGGCTTCATCGACTCGACTGGTCATGTGTGCCCGGAGGGCGGCTGCCCGGAGCTCGACGGCGGCGTGGACGGCGGAGCGGACGCCGGGGAATGAGCACGGCCGTCGCTTCTTGATCGAGGTCGCCCGTCGAGGTGGACTACCACGCGCCCCGTGCGCTATCATGCCCGCGACTTTCGACGAAGAGGAGTCCAAGATGCGCAGAATCGCAACGGCGTTCGTGGTCCTCGCCTGCATCGCGGCCGCGTCCTCGGCGCAGGCGCAGCGCGAGGTGCACTGGCAGATCAACCCGAGCGGGTTCCCGGACAACGCGGCGGTGTTCGTCGACGTCAAGGACGGCGTCCAGTTCACGCGCAGCCTCCCGGCCACGTCGTTCGCCGTGTCGGTGGACGAGTACGCCGGCGAGCAGGGCGGCTGGATCATGAACCAGGCCCAGCAGATCGCCGGGCAGGCGGGTGCCATGGTGCTCATCATGATCGACCGCTCGCGCAGCTACACCGGCGAGTTCGAGCGCGCGAAGCGGATGGCCAAGGAGATTGTCGAAAGGATGGATCCGACGAAGGATCAGATCGCGATCGCGTCCTTCCCGGCCATGAGCGGGTACTCCGAGGCGAAGCAGGAGATGGGGTTCTCCAAGGACAAGGCGACCTTGAAGGCCGTCATCGACAAGATCGCGCTGCCGCCGAAGGGCGACGAGACCGCCGCCCGCTTCTGCGACTCCCTGAACGAGGGGCTCAACTTCTTCCCGGACACCGTGAAGGACAAGTACCGCGCGGTCATCTTCCTGACCGGCGGCGCGGACAAGGACGAGGGCAAGGGCAACTGCGTGCAGAAGTCGTACGCCGCGGGCAAGGTGCCGTTCTTCACCCTCGGGTTCGTCCTCGACAAGAAGTACGACGACCGGCGGAACTCCCACAAGATCGAGAACGGCCTGTACGATCTCGCGCAGGCCACGGGCGGCCAGTCGTGTTTCCGCCGCTCGGACTCGGAGATCGCGACGTTCGTCGGCATGTTCTGGAACCGGGTCCGCAGCCAGTACCTGCTCCAGATCAACTTCCCGTGCTTCAACCCGGCGCCCATCATTGAGCACACCTCGATGCTCAAGGTCGAGGGCAAGGACACCGAGGGCATCAAGTTCCAGGCGACCTCGGCCCAGGCGCCGCTGCCGACGATCACCGCGCTCTACCCGGCGCAGGCCTACCGGACCGACGTCGACGACGGGAAGGTGGATCTCACCGTCGACGGCAGCGGCTTCTGCGGCGGCGCGGCCCAGCTGCGCGCCACGGTCAACGGGATGGCGGTGCAGGTCAGGAGCGCGAACCCGTTCCGGCTCGTCGCGTCGCTGAACTCGACCGTCGACACCGGGACCGTCAAGGTCACGAACCGCTTCGGCCAGACCGGCGAGAGCGTCCTCAGGTTCGAGGTGGTCAAGCCGCCCAAGGGCGCCGAGGCGAGCAGCACGCTCATGGTGCTCGTCATCCTGATCGTCGTGGTGGTCGTCCTCGCGGTGCTGATCGTGGCGATCAAGTCCCGCAAGGCGAAGGTCGTCGTGCCGCCGCGCGCCCCGGCCGCGCCCTCGAGCGCCCCGGCCGCGCCCTCGCACGCGCCCGCGGCCCGGACCGTCGCGCTCAGCAGCGTCTCGGGCGCGTTCGTGGTGCGCGCCGACGGGAGCCGGGTGGAGCTCGTCCCGGGGCAGAACCTGATAGGCCGCGAGCCGCAGTGCAGGATCAAGCTCGACGTCGCCGGGGTGTCGAGGGAGCACGCGCGCGTCGACTTCGATCCGCAGACCAACCAGATCTGGGTCACGGACAACGGCTCGACCAACGGCACGTACCTCGGCCCGAAGGACGGCCCGCAGAGCGGGGCGGCGAGGCTCGCCGCACGCACGCAGTGGACCGCGAACGACGCGGTCTGGATCGGCGGCGACAAGCTGCTCGCGGTGATCGAGGGCGCCCCCAAGGAGGGTTGACATGGGCACGCAGCTGATACGTGCGACCAAGGGTCGGCTCACGGTCGGGCGTGCACCGGACAACGACTACGTCATCGATCACCCCATGGTCTCGGGCCACCACGCCCGCCTGACGTCGAAGGACGGCGGCTGGCTGCTCGAGGACCTCGGCGCCGCGAACGGCACGTTCCTGAACGGCGAGCGCGTGACCGCGCCCGTCGCCATCGGCGGCGACGATCGGGTCCAGATCGGCCCGGTGCGGCTCCGCTTCGCCGCGGACGGCCAGGTCGAGTCGGACGACCTGCGGCTCGCGACGCGCGTCGACGTGCAGGGCGTCACCTTCGACGTGAAGCCCGGCGTGCGCCTCCTGCGGGACGTGTCGTTCACGATCGAGCCGGGCGAGTTCGTCGCGCTCATGGGCCCCGCGGGCGCGGGCAAGACCACGCTCATGGAGAACATGAACGGCAACATGCACCCCACCGAGGGGCGCGTGCTCGTCAACGGCATCGACCTCCACGCGCAGTTCGACGCCATGCGCGGCCACATCGGCTACGTGCCGCAGGACGACATCGTGCACCGGAACCTCACCGTGTACGAGGCGTGCTACTACACCGCGAAGCTGCGCATGAAGGGGCTCACGGAGAAGGAGCTCCACGATCGCGTCGTCGAGGTCCTCGTGGAGCTCGACATCGCGCACCGCGCGAACACCGTCATCGGCGGGCCCGAGGCGCGCGTGCTGTCCGGCGGCCAGCGCAAGCGCGTCAACCTCGCGATGGAGCTCGTCACCGACCCGGCGATCCTGTTCCTCGACGAGCCGACCTCCGGCCTCTCCTCGGCGGACGCCAAGAGCGTGATGGACGTGCTCAAGGGGCTGTCCAAGAAGGGGCGGACCATCATCCTCACGATCCACCAGCCCGCAAAGGAGATCTACGAGATGATGGACAACGCGCTGATCCTCGGCGTGGGCGGCCGCCTCATCTACTACGGATCGACGCTCGATTCGTACGCCCGGTTCGGCTCCGGGCCGACCCCGGATCTCCTGTTCGAGAAGCTCTCGCCGAAGGGCATGGTCGAGGGCGACTGGGACGCCATGCAGCGCGCCTACACGGAGACGCACTGGTACAAGCGCTTCGTCGTCGATCGCGCGGACGCGGGCCGCACGCAGCACATGCAGGCGCCGGTCGCGCGCGCCGGCCGCAGCTTCGGGTTCCGCCAGTTCTTCATCCTGTTCGAGCGGCTGACCAAGCTGTACACGCGCGACGTCGGCTGGCTCATCGGCGCCGTCGTGGGCGCGCCGGTGCTCATGTTCTTCCTCGCGATGCTGCTCGACAAGCCCGACCAGCGCCACGTGCTCCTGTTCATCTCGACGCTGCTGGCGTTCTTCTTCGGGATCTTCCCCGCGATCGAGATGATGCACAGCGAGCGCACGATCTACATGCGCGAGCGGATGGTCAACCTGAAGATCCCGTCCTACCTCATGTCGAAGATCGTGTTCCTGCTCGCCTTCGGCATGTTCCAGGCCGCGTCGCTGACCGCGGTGCTCTACTGGTACAGCGAGGTGGACGCGTCCTTCCCGCCCTTGTTCCTCATCCTGCTCTCCGTGCAGGTCGCGGGGGTGACGTCGGGCCTGTTCTTCTCGACGCTCGCGAAGTCGAGCAAGCTCGCGCTGCTCCTCATGCTCGCCTGGCTCGTCCTGATGCTCGCGTTCTCGGGCTTCGTCATCCGGCTGCCCACGCTCCGCGATCAGGGCACCGGGATGCTCCTCGCCCCGAGCGCCATGCGCTGGGGCCTCGGCGGCCTGATGGACGCCGTCAACGACGTGGCGACCGACAAGGTGCTGTTCTTCGGCTTCGAGGACGACCTCTGGTCGCTGAACGCGGTCGTCAACGGCTTCCTCGCGCTCCTGCCCGCGTTCCTCACGGCGATCGTGCTCAAGATGCGCGACAGGGTCTAGCGTGGACGAAGGGCCCGCCGCGAAGAGCGCGCTCGCCCCGTGGAAGGTCGGGGTCGTCTTCCTCGTCGCGGTCGGCCTCGAGCTCTCCGTCGCGGGGATACTGGGCGTCGTCTGCGGTGCCGGCGCCGCCGCCCGTGGCGAGGATCCGCTCTCGTGGATCATGAGCGCGCCCGTGATCGTCGTCCAGGTGATCGCGGGCTCCGCGACGCTCGCCGCCCTCGCCGTCGTCGTGGCGAGGCTGCGCCGCGCGGGGATCCGCCGCTCCCTCGCGCTCGTGGCGCCGAGGCCCATGGCGCTCGCGATCGCCGCGCTCGGCGTGCTGCCCCTCGGGATCCTGTCGGACGAGCTGACCTTCGTCGTCGGGCGGGCGGCGCCGCAGCTGTTCGACGGCTTCCTCCTCGCGCGGTTCGCCGAGTCCTTCTCGGGCGCGTCGGTCCCGTGGTTCGTCGCGCTCACGGCCGCCATCTCCGTCGGCCCGGCGCTCGGCGAGGAGCTCCTGTTCCGCGGGCTCTTCCTCGGGGCGCTCGCGGCGCGCCTGCCGAAGGGGCTCGCCGTCGCCCTGTCCGCGATCCTGTTCGGCGCCATCCATTTCGACGCGCTCCAGGGCCTGGGCGCGCTGCTCATCGGCCTCTACCTCGGGTTCGTCGTGCTCGCGACGGGCAGCGTCTGGCCCGCGATCGCGGCGCACGCGATCAACAACCTCCTGTGCGCCCTGTTCGCGCGGTTCGATCCGCAGGGCGCCGGGAGCGCCTACGAGACCGGCCACCCGCTGCCGCTCGTCGCCGCCTCGGCCGCCGCCGTGGCGGTGATCGTCGTCGCGCTTGTCAGGATGGGCCCGGACCGCGAGCCCGGCGAGGCTCACTCGTCGTAGAACAGCGGCGCGCGCTTCTGGGCGAACTCCTCGATGGCGGCCTTGTCGCTCGGCATCAGATCCGTGAACTTGACGCCCATCCCCGGCGCCGTCTCCGGCGCCGTCGGGTTGTACTCGCGCACCCACTGCACCACGCCGCGCGCGGTGACCGGGCGGCCGCCGGGCAGCTTGAAGTTGACGATCACCGGCGCGTCGACGGGCTTGGGCTCGAACGTGGCGATGAAGATGCCGCCCTCGTCGATGTTCTCCGAGAAGCCGGTGTAGAACTGGTGGTCCGTGTTCATCGAGAGGACCGTGTTGACGTTGATCGAGACGGCCTCGGCCGCCGCGGCCTTCCCGGCCGCCACCGGCGGGGGCATGGAGACCTTCGACAGCCGCTCCTTCGCCTCCTGGACGACGGGGTGGAGCGTCTTGAGCGCCTTCGCGATCGAGGCGGCGGCGACGCCTATCGCCGAGCTCTCGATCTGCAGGTCCTGCAACGTCTTGAGCGCCTGGGCGAGGTGCTCCATGGCGCGGCGCATCATGTCGATGGCGCCCGGCGAGTCGGCCGGGAGCTTCATCGCCGGGAAGAGCTTGCCCTGCGCCTTCGCGAGGTTCGCGGCGAGCTGCTCGAGCGCGCCCGCGAGCGCCGGATCGGCCTGGCACGCCTCGAGCCCGGCCATGATGTGCGTCCGCGCGGTCTCCGCCGGGTGTGTCATGCCGTGAACCATATCGCAGCGCCGCGCGGTTGCCAAGAATCACGGGGTGGGCGAGCCCTTCGCGGCGGCCGGGGCGCAGTCGCCGAGCACCTGGACGCTCTGCGCGCGCTTCGGCAGGAAGCGGTCGAGCTTGCCGAAGTACCACCCCAGCCCGAGCGCGAGGACGACGAGGACGACGAAGTAGAGCTTCCACGGGCGGCGCTTCGTCGCGAACGGATCCGCGTGATCGACCTTCGCGCCCTTGGGCAGCTTCGCGAGCTTCGTGAGCGATCCCCCGAGCGGCACGTTGAGCAGCGCCCGCGAGTTCACCGCCCAGCCGTTCGCGTCGAGGAGCGGCCCGAGGTTGCGCTGGCGCAGCTTGAGCCAGGCGATGAGCATCGAGGGCCCGGAGATGAGCAAGAGGAGGCCGAGGACGCCGAGCGGCATCCAGATCCCGAGCCCGAAGAACGCCTGCAGGAGCGCCCCGAGCGCGGCGGTGATGCCGCCGACCGCGACGCCTATCGCCGCGACGATGCCGATGTCGAGCTTCTTCGGGGCCGGCGGCGCCGCCGGGGCCGGGGCCGTGGTCGCGGCCGCGCCGACGCTCTCCGCTCCGGCCGTGAGCTGGCCGCTCGACTTCGCCTCGCTCGCCGCCGCGCGCTTCGAGATCTGCTCCTCGATGAACTTCATGAGCTTCTTGTAGGGCATCCAGAACGCCTGGCGGACGCTGATCGGGTTGTCCACGAGCCGGACGATGGTCGCGTCCCAGTCCTTCCCCTCGTTGTCGAAGAAGACGCCGTTCCTCCCGACCATCAGGTTGTCCGAGTCGCCCGCGGTGACCGCCGCGGCGATCGTCATCTTCTCGCCCGTCGCCGGCCGCGTGCAGTCGCAGTACGCGAGGACCGCGCGCGAGAGCGGCGACATCGTCGCGTGCTTGGGGAGGTCGTCCACCCGGATGCACAGCTGGCACTCGCGGTGATCGAGGTACAGCCGCCCGATCTGGAAGATCGCCGGCCGCGTGCGCTGGTAGAAGTCGGTGAAGCTGACGTAGTTGTTGACGAGCCGGTAAAGGTCCCGGCTGAGGCGCACGAGCTTCTCGACGGACGCGATCGACTGCGCCGTCGGCTCCTGCTTCTTCTCCTCCTCGAGGAGCGCGTCCAGCGGCTTGCGGGCGCCGTCCTTCGCGAGCTCCCTGAGCCGCTCGGCGCCGAGCCTCTCCACGGCCGCGCCGGCCTTCCCGCCCTGCCACGCCTCGTACGGGGCGAAGCGCCTCTTGAGCTCCGCCCAGTCGGCCTCGGCGAGCGCCGCCTTCTCGCCGAGCAGCGGCTTCACGACCTTGGCCGCGAGCTCCGAGAGCGCGTCGCTCCACGCCGGGTTGACGCCCTTGGAGAGCGGGAGCGCCCGCCCGGCCGCGACCTGCGCGAGCGGGAACGCCCGGATCTCCTCGCTCGTGATCGTGAGGTCCTTCGCCGCGATGGCGATGTACGCCTCCTCCTCCCGGTTCAGCGCGTTGATCGCGCGCTCGTCGAACGCCGCGAGGCGGCAGCGCGTGAAGTAGTCGTCGATCTTCGCGCGCACCGCGTTGAGGGCGTCGAACGCGGCGCCGGTCTCCCCCTTCAAGGGGAGGGCCGCGGGATCCGCGTCGCCCTTGGCGAGCCACGCGACGTGCTCGCCGACGAGCCCGAAGAACTCCGTGATCTTCTCGGCGTCGACGCCGGGCTTGCCGCCGCGGTCGACCTTGCCGCCCGTGCAGTCGACGATCTCGGCGATGAGCTTCCTCCCCGCGTCGTCGGGGGCGGAGAGCTCGGTGATCACGCCGTCGCCGTTGAACGGCTTGGCGTCGAACGCCTGGATCGCCTCGGTCATGTCGGCGACCGAGAGCGCGGCGGCCGAGCCCTTGCCGAGCCCTTCGAGCACGGTCTTCGACACGGCGAGCAGCTTCGCGCCCTCCTCGGTCGCGTCGTCGATCGCCGCGAGCGGCAGCTCGGCGGGGCTCGACACGAGGAGCCCCGCGTCCTTGAGCAGCGAGGTGGTCCACTTCACGGCGTCGAGCAGCTCGGGCGCGCGGATGCGGCCGTCCTTGTTCGCGTCGATGAGCTCGAGCGTCCGCGGATCGAACGCGAGCCCCTTGGTCGGGCAGGCGAGCGCGACCCAGAGCTTCAGGTCGAGCGACTCGAGGTTCTTGAAGTCGTCGCCGGACTCGAAGCGGACCTGATCGAAGCCGCCGGCGCGGAAGAACGAGAACGCGTGCTTGTCGGCCATCGTGTTGCCTCCGCCGTTTCGCCCCTCGCGGGGACTGGAACGTGGATGTTACAGCTTCGGGCCGCGGCGTCCCAAGGGGTTTCTCGGCGGCTCACGTGAGGTCCCGTGCGAGCCGTTCTACCCCCTCGACGGTCAGGGGGTACATCGGGAAGAGCCGCCCGATGAGGTCGACCGACGGCGCGCCCCAGAAGCGCTCGTCCATCGGGTTGAGCCAGGCGGCGCGCTCGAAGTGGTCCAGGATCCGCTCGAGGTAGTGGACGCCGGGCTTGTCGTTCTGCTCGTGCCAGTGGATCGAGCCGAACGGCCGGACGAGCTCGCCCGGGTACATGTAGGCGTCCCCCACGAAGACGAGGCGGGTGTCCCGGCCGAACCGGCGGAACAGCTCGTGCAACGGGATGGGCATGTCGAAGCCGGCGTCGGCGTACACGCACTCGTACACGCAGTTGTGGAAGTAGACGTGCTCGAAGCGCTTGAAGTGGCGCGCGCCGTGCGCCGCCGAGAAGAGGAGGCTCGTGAGGCGCCGGAACGGATCCATGGATCCGCCGACGTCCATCGCGAGGAGGAGGCTCAGGCTGTTCTTCCTCGGCGGCTCGAAGACGAGCTGCAGCTCGCCGCCCTCGCGGGCCGTGCGGTCGATCGTGGCCTCGACGTCGAGTTCCTCGCACGCCCCCTCCCGATCGAGAGCGCGCAGCTTCTTGAGCGCCACGCCGAACTGGCGCGTGTCGAGCACGAGATCGCGGCGGTGCTCCCTGTACCGGCGCTCGGCCGCGACCTGCACGGCCGAGCCGAGGCGCCGCTCCCCGCCGACGCGGATGCCCCCCGGGTGGTACCCCGAGTGCCCGAAGGGGGAGGTGCCGCCCGTCCCGACCCACCGGCTGCCGCCGTCGTGCCGCTCGGTCTGCTCCCGCAGCCGGCGCTCGAGCTCCGCGCGCAGCGCGTCCACGTCGACCTCGTCGAGCAGCCGCCGCCACGCCGGGTCGATCGTGTACGGGGCGATCGGGTTCTCGAGCCAGTCGAGGACGTCCTTCTCGATCGCCCGCACCGGCAGCTCGACACCCTGAAAGTGCGCGGCGAACGCGAGATCGAAGTCGTCCAGCTCGGACTCGTCCTTCACGAGGATCGAGCGCGCGAGCGAGTAGAACCCCATGAGCGACGAGCCGTGCAGGCCGAGCGCCAGGGCCTCGACGAGCGCGAGCCACTGCGTCGGCGTGACCTTCAGGCCCCGGCCGCGCAGCAGGTAGAAGAAGGAGAGGAAGATCCCGGTCCCCTCGCGCATCTCAGGGCCAGGTGGACCGCTTGAGGCGCCCGCCCCCGACCACGGCCTCGAGATCCTCGGGCTTCTTGACGAGCGCGCCGAGGAACGGGATCTCCTTGGCCACGACCGAAGGGGGGATCCCGGCCGCGACGAGCGCGCCGATCCAGTCGATCAGCTCGGAGGTGGAGGGGCGCTTGCGGACGCCCTCGACGCCGCGCAGCCAGTAGAACTTGTTCAGGCACTGCTCGAGCAGCTTCTTCTCGATGTCCGGGTAGTGCACGCGCACGATGTCGGCCATCAGCTTCTCGTCCGGGAACTGGATGTAGTGGAAGACGCAGCGGCGCAGGAACGGATCCGGCAGCTCCTTCTCGGCGTTCGACGTGATGATGACGACCGGGCGGTGCACGGCCTTGTGGAGGTCGCCCGTCTCGACGACCGTGAACTCCATCGTGTCGAGCTCCTGGAGCAGGTCGTTCGGGAACTCGAGGTCCGCCTTGTCGATCTCGTCGATCAGCAGCACGACCCGGGTCTCGCTCGTCAGGGCGCGCCCGAGCGGCCCGAGCCGGATGTACTGGCGGATGTCGGAGACGTCGCGATCCCCGAACCGGCTGTCCTGCAGCCGCCGGACCGTGTCGTAGACGTAGAGCCCGTCGATCGCCTTGGAGGTGGACTTCACGTTCCACGCGACGAGCGGCAGCCCGAGATCCTCGGCGACGGCGTGGGCGAGCAGCGTCTTGCCCGTGCCGGGCTCGCCCTTGACGAGCAGCGGCCTCTGGATCGCCGCCGAGACGTTGACCGCGGGGCGCAGCTCCGGGGGGGTGATGTAGCGCTTGGTCCCTGCGAATCGATCGAACTCGGTGGCCATCTCGTCCGCTCCCGCGCGATGCCGCTCGCGCGGCGAGGGGACTATACGTCGTCTTTTCCCCCCGTGCTATATTCCCCGCCGCACGCGCGCCCTCCTTCGGGGGAGGAGCGATCGCAACGGGAGGGCGACGGCGATGACGGACATCCGCTGGGTCTGCATTTCGGACCTGCACCTCGGCGAGGAGGACAGCCTCCTGACGAACCTGAAGGCGGCCAGCACGGACACGGATCCGACGAGCGCGAGCCCCGTGCTGGTGGCGCTCGCGGAGTGCTTGAAGGCGCTCGTCCGCGGCAACGCGGGTCAGCGGAAGCCGACCTTGGTCCTGGCCGGGGACGCGCTGGAGCTCGCGCTCGCCAACGACAACCAGGCGATGATGGCGTTCGAGCGCTTCGTCGAGGCGGTCCTACCCCCACCCCCGGGGGAGCGGCTGTTCGACGATATCATCTACATCCCGGGGAACCACGACCACCACCTCTGGGAGCTCGCGCGCGAGACCCAGTACGTCAACCACCTGAAGACGCTCGCCCCCCGGAGCCACCTCCCCGTCCCGTGGCACACGACGAACATGCTGGCGCCGGAGGCGACGGCTCTCCCCCCGTCCTACACGCTCACCGGGGTCGTCCAGCGCTACGCGCACCTCCGGGAGATGGTCGTTCGGACGGCCTACCCGAGCTTCGGGCTCTTCGACGCGGCGAGCCGCCGGTGCGTCGTCTTCAGCCACGGCCACTACGCGGAGTCGCTCTACCACTTGATGACCCGGCTCACCGATCTCGTCTTCCCGGATCGGATCCGCCCGGCGACCGTCTGGGACGTCGAGACCGAGAACTTCGCGTGGATCGACTTCTTCTGGTCCACCATGGGCCGGTCCGG is part of the Pseudomonadota bacterium genome and harbors:
- a CDS encoding VWA domain-containing protein, whose protein sequence is MREGTGIFLSFFYLLRGRGLKVTPTQWLALVEALALGLHGSSLMGFYSLARSILVKDESELDDFDLAFAAHFQGVELPVRAIEKDVLDWLENPIAPYTIDPAWRRLLDEVDVDALRAELERRLREQTERHDGGSRWVGTGGTSPFGHSGYHPGGIRVGGERRLGSAVQVAAERRYREHRRDLVLDTRQFGVALKKLRALDREGACEELDVEATIDRTAREGGELQLVFEPPRKNSLSLLLAMDVGGSMDPFRRLTSLLFSAAHGARHFKRFEHVYFHNCVYECVYADAGFDMPIPLHELFRRFGRDTRLVFVGDAYMYPGELVRPFGSIHWHEQNDKPGVHYLERILDHFERAAWLNPMDERFWGAPSVDLIGRLFPMYPLTVEGVERLARDLT
- a CDS encoding CPBP family intramembrane metalloprotease, whose translation is MDEGPAAKSALAPWKVGVVFLVAVGLELSVAGILGVVCGAGAAARGEDPLSWIMSAPVIVVQVIAGSATLAALAVVVARLRRAGIRRSLALVAPRPMALAIAALGVLPLGILSDELTFVVGRAAPQLFDGFLLARFAESFSGASVPWFVALTAAISVGPALGEELLFRGLFLGALAARLPKGLAVALSAILFGAIHFDALQGLGALLIGLYLGFVVLATGSVWPAIAAHAINNLLCALFARFDPQGAGSAYETGHPLPLVAASAAAVAVIVVALVRMGPDREPGEAHSS
- a CDS encoding TIGR02266 family protein encodes the protein MTHPAETARTHIMAGLEACQADPALAGALEQLAANLAKAQGKLFPAMKLPADSPGAIDMMRRAMEHLAQALKTLQDLQIESSAIGVAAASIAKALKTLHPVVQEAKERLSKVSMPPPVAAGKAAAAEAVSINVNTVLSMNTDHQFYTGFSENIDEGGIFIATFEPKPVDAPVIVNFKLPGGRPVTARGVVQWVREYNPTAPETAPGMGVKFTDLMPSDKAAIEEFAQKRAPLFYDE
- a CDS encoding ATP-binding cassette domain-containing protein — its product is MGTQLIRATKGRLTVGRAPDNDYVIDHPMVSGHHARLTSKDGGWLLEDLGAANGTFLNGERVTAPVAIGGDDRVQIGPVRLRFAADGQVESDDLRLATRVDVQGVTFDVKPGVRLLRDVSFTIEPGEFVALMGPAGAGKTTLMENMNGNMHPTEGRVLVNGIDLHAQFDAMRGHIGYVPQDDIVHRNLTVYEACYYTAKLRMKGLTEKELHDRVVEVLVELDIAHRANTVIGGPEARVLSGGQRKRVNLAMELVTDPAILFLDEPTSGLSSADAKSVMDVLKGLSKKGRTIILTIHQPAKEIYEMMDNALILGVGGRLIYYGSTLDSYARFGSGPTPDLLFEKLSPKGMVEGDWDAMQRAYTETHWYKRFVVDRADAGRTQHMQAPVARAGRSFGFRQFFILFERLTKLYTRDVGWLIGAVVGAPVLMFFLAMLLDKPDQRHVLLFISTLLAFFFGIFPAIEMMHSERTIYMRERMVNLKIPSYLMSKIVFLLAFGMFQAASLTAVLYWYSEVDASFPPLFLILLSVQVAGVTSGLFFSTLAKSSKLALLLMLAWLVLMLAFSGFVIRLPTLRDQGTGMLLAPSAMRWGLGGLMDAVNDVATDKVLFFGFEDDLWSLNAVVNGFLALLPAFLTAIVLKMRDRV
- a CDS encoding MoxR family ATPase, encoding MATEFDRFAGTKRYITPPELRPAVNVSAAIQRPLLVKGEPGTGKTLLAHAVAEDLGLPLVAWNVKSTSKAIDGLYVYDTVRRLQDSRFGDRDVSDIRQYIRLGPLGRALTSETRVVLLIDEIDKADLEFPNDLLQELDTMEFTVVETGDLHKAVHRPVVIITSNAEKELPDPFLRRCVFHYIQFPDEKLMADIVRVHYPDIEKKLLEQCLNKFYWLRGVEGVRKRPSTSELIDWIGALVAAGIPPSVVAKEIPFLGALVKKPEDLEAVVGGGRLKRSTWP
- a CDS encoding FHA domain-containing protein translates to MRRIATAFVVLACIAAASSAQAQREVHWQINPSGFPDNAAVFVDVKDGVQFTRSLPATSFAVSVDEYAGEQGGWIMNQAQQIAGQAGAMVLIMIDRSRSYTGEFERAKRMAKEIVERMDPTKDQIAIASFPAMSGYSEAKQEMGFSKDKATLKAVIDKIALPPKGDETAARFCDSLNEGLNFFPDTVKDKYRAVIFLTGGADKDEGKGNCVQKSYAAGKVPFFTLGFVLDKKYDDRRNSHKIENGLYDLAQATGGQSCFRRSDSEIATFVGMFWNRVRSQYLLQINFPCFNPAPIIEHTSMLKVEGKDTEGIKFQATSAQAPLPTITALYPAQAYRTDVDDGKVDLTVDGSGFCGGAAQLRATVNGMAVQVRSANPFRLVASLNSTVDTGTVKVTNRFGQTGESVLRFEVVKPPKGAEASSTLMVLVILIVVVVVLAVLIVAIKSRKAKVVVPPRAPAAPSSAPAAPSHAPAARTVALSSVSGAFVVRADGSRVELVPGQNLIGREPQCRIKLDVAGVSREHARVDFDPQTNQIWVTDNGSTNGTYLGPKDGPQSGAARLAARTQWTANDAVWIGGDKLLAVIEGAPKEG